One region of Termitidicoccus mucosus genomic DNA includes:
- the secG gene encoding preprotein translocase subunit SecG yields the protein MNILIGIGTFILVIVSLFLVLIILMQKAKTDGGMGATLGGGAAEAAFGAETGNVLTSATRTTAIIFFVLAFLLYLGHIYTHSHHRAATALPDIPAPAAPATPAPDTTPAPVPANETAPAQDTAPAATAPAPAS from the coding sequence ATGAACATCCTCATCGGCATCGGCACTTTCATTCTTGTTATCGTCTCCCTCTTCCTCGTCCTCATCATCCTCATGCAGAAGGCGAAGACCGACGGCGGCATGGGCGCGACCCTCGGCGGCGGCGCGGCCGAGGCGGCCTTCGGCGCCGAGACCGGCAATGTGCTCACCAGCGCGACGCGCACCACGGCGATCATCTTCTTCGTGTTGGCCTTTCTCCTTTATCTCGGGCACATTTACACGCACAGCCACCACCGCGCGGCCACGGCCCTGCCCGATATCCCGGCGCCCGCCGCCCCCGCAACTCCGGCCCCTGACACGACACCCGCGCCCGTCCCCGCCAACGAGACGGCTCCCGCCCAGGACACAGCTCCCGCGGCCACGGCCCCCGCTCCCGCGTCGTAA
- a CDS encoding outer membrane lipoprotein-sorting protein yields MSANAFFIRQAARIACLVFFLGATAGPLAAQSKRYRPQPHYVQLAPPDQAKGRGILEDFRQRGIEKDYYLEFDLRVMPRRGAEKRIPCRAWGGRNPNGPVSRIELQLSPEGAAQRLLVQNGPASAIWNWHGEEPGMTARLDASAMFAPLGGTELTPFDLQMPFIFWDDFVYEGVTRQGDRPMQTFLMYPPETIAAQNPAITGVRMFVDSAYHAMMRFQVIGEDGRVLKTMQLGSFKKVDEQWLMKEIDFRNDETRDKTRFDLTAAAAGLDLPPGIFSPETLAQAIPPPARERLTRM; encoded by the coding sequence ATGAGCGCGAACGCATTTTTCATCAGGCAGGCGGCACGAATCGCCTGCCTTGTTTTTTTTCTGGGCGCGACGGCCGGACCGCTTGCGGCGCAGTCGAAACGCTATCGCCCGCAACCCCATTACGTGCAGCTCGCGCCGCCCGACCAGGCAAAGGGCCGCGGTATTCTTGAAGATTTTCGCCAGCGCGGGATCGAAAAGGATTATTACCTCGAATTCGACCTGCGCGTGATGCCGCGGCGCGGCGCGGAAAAACGCATTCCCTGCCGCGCCTGGGGCGGGCGCAACCCGAACGGCCCGGTCTCCCGCATCGAACTCCAGCTCTCGCCGGAGGGCGCGGCTCAGCGCCTGCTCGTGCAAAACGGCCCGGCCAGCGCGATCTGGAACTGGCACGGGGAGGAGCCGGGCATGACGGCGCGCCTGGATGCGTCGGCCATGTTTGCCCCGCTCGGCGGCACGGAACTGACGCCGTTTGATCTGCAAATGCCGTTCATCTTCTGGGACGATTTCGTTTACGAAGGCGTCACCCGCCAGGGCGACCGGCCGATGCAGACGTTTTTGATGTATCCGCCCGAGACCATCGCCGCGCAAAACCCGGCGATCACGGGCGTGCGCATGTTTGTCGATTCCGCTTATCACGCGATGATGCGCTTTCAGGTCATCGGCGAGGACGGCCGCGTCCTGAAAACCATGCAGCTCGGCTCGTTCAAGAAAGTGGACGAGCAGTGGCTGATGAAAGAAATCGACTTCCGCAACGACGAGACACGCGACAAGACCCGCTTCGACCTCACCGCCGCCGCCGCCGGACTCGACCTGCCCCCCGGAATTTTCTCTCCGGAAACGCTCGCGCAGGCCATCCCGCCGCCCGCGCGCGAACGCCTGACGCGGATGTGA